A single Defluviitalea saccharophila DNA region contains:
- a CDS encoding tetratricopeptide repeat protein encodes MNCPACKNEIKQAHRCPICDLDIDLYRKIKSISIGLYNKGLEQAHNRELTDAIDSLTKAVEFDKSNVDARNLLGLVYFEMGQVGQALTEWVISTHFKKEDNIANDYINQIQANPRKLEMYNDSIRMYNQAIEYIRQRSEDLAIIQLKKAIQQSPNFVEAYCLLALCYIAQKDKSKALSYIEKVLEIDISNPKAIRYQKELKSTLRPQATERARTVGKHEQKRTANTYFSPLGQIVGFIVGAICTAALLFILVIPDKTNHLNKQIADLNTENQRLEGELAKVTRESQETITSLEEEIAKMAETNEELQQKQNAIEEAQKITQAENLYKNNNVAEAASLLMSIDADNIPEASKTAYNTLADKVFKDAGRYHYNTGLNNYSKGDYTNAKLNFEKSFLYVKDQYYSDNALYYLGRIYETEKNIEKAKEFYQQAIDQYKGTDGAANSKKRLNSLQ; translated from the coding sequence GTGAATTGTCCAGCGTGCAAAAATGAAATTAAACAAGCTCATCGATGTCCTATATGTGACCTTGACATCGATTTATATAGAAAAATAAAAAGTATTTCCATCGGATTATATAATAAGGGACTGGAACAAGCCCATAACAGAGAACTGACCGATGCCATAGATTCTTTAACCAAAGCGGTTGAATTTGATAAATCTAATGTGGATGCGAGAAATCTGCTGGGATTGGTTTATTTCGAAATGGGTCAGGTCGGGCAGGCATTGACGGAATGGGTCATTAGTACGCATTTTAAGAAAGAAGATAATATTGCCAATGACTATATTAATCAAATTCAAGCGAATCCTAGAAAATTAGAAATGTATAATGATTCTATCAGAATGTACAATCAAGCCATCGAATATATTCGACAAAGAAGCGAAGACTTGGCTATTATTCAGCTTAAGAAAGCCATTCAGCAAAGCCCTAATTTTGTTGAAGCTTACTGCCTTTTGGCCTTATGCTATATTGCTCAAAAAGATAAATCCAAAGCACTTTCTTACATAGAAAAAGTCTTAGAAATTGATATTAGCAATCCAAAGGCCATAAGATACCAAAAGGAGCTAAAATCAACTTTAAGACCGCAGGCGACTGAGAGAGCCAGAACCGTAGGCAAACATGAACAAAAACGAACTGCCAATACTTATTTTTCTCCATTGGGACAAATAGTAGGATTTATTGTAGGTGCAATTTGTACAGCGGCTCTTTTATTCATTTTAGTCATACCGGATAAAACCAATCATCTTAATAAACAAATTGCCGATTTGAATACTGAAAATCAAAGACTGGAAGGCGAACTGGCGAAAGTTACCAGAGAAAGCCAGGAAACCATTACTTCATTAGAAGAAGAAATAGCAAAAATGGCGGAAACCAATGAAGAACTTCAACAAAAGCAGAATGCCATAGAAGAAGCTCAAAAGATCACCCAGGCAGAGAATTTATATAAAAACAACAATGTTGCTGAAGCAGCATCTCTTCTAATGTCTATCGATGCAGATAATATTCCGGAAGCAAGTAAAACTGCTTATAATACATTAGCCGATAAGGTGTTTAAAGATGCTGGCAGATATCATTATAATACTGGGTTAAACAACTACTCCAAAGGAGATTATACTAACGCCAAGCTTAATTTCGAAAAATCTTTCCTTTATGTAAAGGACCAATATTATTCAGATAATGCTTTGTATTATCTGGGACGAATTTATGAAACAGAAAAAAATATAGAAAAAGCAAAGGAATTCTATCAGCAAGCCATAGATCAATATAAGGGAACGGATGGAGCTGCTAATTCCAAAAAGAGACTCAATAGTTTACAATAA